In the genome of Coraliomargarita algicola, one region contains:
- a CDS encoding HEPN domain-containing protein → MRFEAPEKLSGFFWMIDKPGKRIPGILSISDGGDVELEIIGNFDENVSKAFTSQDFNLPRIHGHVEKRSEVTLDNCFYTNKNFSFGGISKSRIHVNLLISGVWFEKDEEVAFESISFSVDGLDQWVATAGFQVSPNFEDKSVSISYKAPQEENFPINDDMMLSLAFAWSIPGAPLFTEAKVTQSALLKIETKVKQPLRDLISAAYKITNLLSFCIDKTVSISEISAQSKEVVRKYPDGKEIPIAMKVVYRSLPFDEEVPKIESHDMLLRFPQIRKRFSAFICAWFQAYELVEPSINLYFSSRTGAHRFLNGRFLAMAQCLETFHRRLSNETMMDPDKYDSLVETILKSCPETNKDWLSGRLSHGNEVSLRKRLKKIIEPFETEFGGKKAVSRLVDLIVNTRNYFTHFSPDLEVKAADGNELWTLCMKMEAVFQMHLLKQLGLSDDEVSEVLKANRNLQYKIKEA, encoded by the coding sequence ATGAGATTTGAAGCACCAGAAAAATTATCAGGCTTCTTCTGGATGATTGATAAGCCCGGTAAACGAATTCCAGGAATACTTTCTATATCTGATGGTGGAGACGTGGAATTGGAGATTATCGGCAATTTTGATGAGAATGTTTCCAAAGCATTTACTAGCCAAGACTTCAACCTCCCAAGAATACACGGACATGTCGAAAAACGCAGTGAAGTTACACTTGATAACTGTTTTTATACAAATAAAAATTTCTCGTTTGGGGGTATTTCAAAGTCTAGAATTCACGTTAATCTTCTGATCTCAGGAGTCTGGTTCGAAAAGGATGAGGAAGTTGCCTTCGAATCCATATCTTTTTCAGTTGATGGACTGGACCAATGGGTCGCTACAGCCGGATTTCAGGTCTCACCGAATTTTGAGGACAAGTCGGTTAGTATTTCATATAAAGCGCCTCAGGAAGAGAATTTTCCTATAAATGACGACATGATGTTATCCTTGGCATTTGCGTGGTCGATTCCAGGTGCTCCTCTTTTTACAGAAGCGAAGGTAACCCAATCTGCATTATTAAAAATTGAGACAAAGGTAAAACAACCATTGAGAGACCTCATTTCTGCTGCTTATAAAATCACAAATCTTTTGTCCTTCTGCATTGATAAGACGGTGAGCATCAGTGAAATCTCGGCCCAATCAAAGGAGGTTGTCCGAAAGTACCCAGACGGAAAAGAAATTCCAATAGCAATGAAGGTTGTTTATCGCAGTTTGCCGTTCGATGAGGAGGTTCCGAAAATTGAATCGCACGACATGCTCCTGCGTTTTCCTCAAATTAGAAAAAGGTTTTCCGCGTTCATTTGCGCATGGTTCCAAGCGTATGAACTAGTTGAACCGTCAATAAATCTCTATTTTTCTTCTCGGACTGGGGCACATCGTTTTCTAAACGGTAGATTCCTTGCAATGGCTCAATGCCTCGAAACTTTTCACAGGAGGCTTTCGAATGAGACGATGATGGATCCAGACAAGTATGACTCCTTAGTCGAGACTATTCTGAAATCGTGCCCAGAGACCAATAAGGATTGGTTGAGCGGTCGTCTATCACATGGAAATGAGGTGTCTTTGAGGAAGAGGCTGAAAAAGATAATAGAACCTTTCGAAACCGAATTTGGGGGCAAGAAGGCAGTATCACGTTTGGTTGATCTAATTGTGAATACGCGAAACTATTTTACACACTTTTCGCCAGATCTCGAGGTCAAGGCAGCGGATGGAAATGAACTTTGGACGCTATGCATGAAGATGGAAGCCGTGTTCCAGATGCATCTGTTGAAGCAGCTCGGATTGTCCGACGATGAGGTTTCAGAAGTGCTCAAAGCTAATCGTAATCTACAATATAAAATTAAGGAAGCTTAA